ACCCAATGCCAGCGGACCTGGTGGCGCTGCGTTTCTTTATCCAGCTGCTGCCAGAGATCCGCATTTTTGACCGGCTTTTTGTCGGCAGTTTTCCAGCCGCGTTTTTTCCAGTTATGAATCCACTGGGTGATGCCCTGACGGACGTACTGACTGTCCGTTGTCAAATCAACGCTGCATGACTCTTTCAGACTCGCCAGTCCGACAATGGCTGCCAGCAGCTCCATCCGGTTGTTGGTTGTCATGAAAAAGCCGTCGCTCAGCTCTTTGACATGGCCTTTATACCGCAAAATTGTACCGTAACCACCCGGGCCCGGGTTGCCGAGGCAAGAACCGTCGGTGAAAATTTCTACCTGCTTGGTCATCTTTGGTAGTATTCGTCTTAAGATAAAAAACTTAGTCTGACATAACCAATACTATGAATGCCACCAATGAACGCATAATTGTATTCGATACCGAAACAACCGGTATGAATATGACCGGCCCTCACTACGAAGGGCATCGCATTGTGGAAATCGGTGCGGTGGAAATTATCAATCGTAAATTCACCGGCCGGACCTTCCATGTGTATATCAAACCCGATCGGCCGATTGATGCCGAAGCGGTTGCGGTCCACGGGATTACGGATGAATTCCTGCGTGATAAGCCAACTTACGCGGAAATTCATCACGAGTTCATGGACTTTATCCGCGGGGCGGAGCTGGTTGCTCATAACGCGCCCTTCGATATCGGGTTTATGGACTATGAATTCCGCAAGCTTGACCCGTCGATAGGGAAGACCACGGATTACTGTTCCGTGACCGATACCCTGGAAATGGCGAAAAAGATTTTCCCGGGGAAACGGAACAACCTGGACGTGCTCTGTTCGCGTTACGGGATTGATAACTCGCACCGGACGCTCCACGGGGCCTTGCTCGATGCCGAAATTCTGGCCGATGTTTATCTGATGATGACCGGCGGCCAGACGTCGCTGGCACTGCATGCAACCGGAGAAGATAGTGACAGTGGTGCAGAAAATGGCATACGACGTCTGACCAGCGGACGGAAAACATTAAAGGTTATCCGGGCTTCTGCCGATGAACTAGAAGCGCACGAAGCGCGTTTAGATATCATTGAGAAAAAAGGCGACGTCACACTCTGGCGTCAATAGGAGAACTATGCGAAGGCTAGCGTTACTGTCTACATTGATTCCGGCGCTGCTTGGCACGCAAAGTGTTCAGGCTGCGTCTTGGCTGGATAACCGCTTCAGGGTTGATCCAACCGTCAAACAGGTGGCCTTCGTGGTGGAACGGGAAACCAAGAACCAGAATGTGGTTCTGGTGAGGCCTGATGGGGTGAAATATTACCCATGGCGGCATCCGGACAATGTGGCCTGGCACGAAGAGTCAGGTATGGACATTATTACCATTGAAAATCCGATGCCCGGTCCCTGGCAGGCTGTCGGCAGGGTTAGTCAGCACAATCAGGTTAAAGTTCTTTCTAACCTGAAACTGGATGTGGCCGCTTTGCCTGAGCGGCTTTATCAGAACGAAAGCTACAAATTTACAGCGCGGCTGACCCAGGGTGGTGAGCTGCTGAAGGAACGTGATTTTCTTGACCGGGTCAAAATGTCGGTCAATTTCTATGAATATGTAGATCAGCCGGAAACACTGGCTGAGGATTCGCTGCCGACGCCTCTGTCGCTGGGGGAGTTTGCGGATGATGGACTGGGGCTGGATGAAGCACCGGGTGACGGGGTCTTTACCGTAGCGCTCCCGGTTGATATTCAGCCCGGCCGATATCGGGTGAAAATCACTTCTGGCAATGGCATTTTCCTGCGCACTTACGAGCAGGAGGTTCTGGTGTATCCGCCGCCGTTGTTATCTGCGTTTATTCAGGCCAGAACCGCGGAAGAATCTCATCAGCTGGTGGTGACCTCTGATGAAGGTATGATCGTACCGGGCTCGCTGTCGGCGCATGTTGAGCAGGAAGCCCCGGATGGCAGTGTGACGGTCAGTCAGGAGCAGGCAGAGCCGGAAGCGACAAGCCTGGAAATAACAGTGCCAAATCTGCAAAAGCCCGGGAGCTATGCCTGGTCGGGCTGGTTGTATGCCACCGATACATTCCAGCAGCGTCCGCTGGTCTTTCCGTTACAGAAGAGCCATTTTGCGATTACATCCGTCCTGCAGCTGGATAAAAATCTCGAAGAGTTTAAGGCTCGTCAGGAAGAGAAAG
This DNA window, taken from Photobacterium sp. CCB-ST2H9, encodes the following:
- the rnhA gene encoding ribonuclease HI, coding for MTKQVEIFTDGSCLGNPGPGGYGTILRYKGHVKELSDGFFMTTNNRMELLAAIVGLASLKESCSVDLTTDSQYVRQGITQWIHNWKKRGWKTADKKPVKNADLWQQLDKETQRHQVRWHWVKGHAGHPENERCDELARQAAESPVKDDHGYQEAG
- the dnaQ gene encoding DNA polymerase III subunit epsilon → MNATNERIIVFDTETTGMNMTGPHYEGHRIVEIGAVEIINRKFTGRTFHVYIKPDRPIDAEAVAVHGITDEFLRDKPTYAEIHHEFMDFIRGAELVAHNAPFDIGFMDYEFRKLDPSIGKTTDYCSVTDTLEMAKKIFPGKRNNLDVLCSRYGIDNSHRTLHGALLDAEILADVYLMMTGGQTSLALHATGEDSDSGAENGIRRLTSGRKTLKVIRASADELEAHEARLDIIEKKGDVTLWRQ
- a CDS encoding TIGR03503 family protein; the protein is MRRLALLSTLIPALLGTQSVQAASWLDNRFRVDPTVKQVAFVVERETKNQNVVLVRPDGVKYYPWRHPDNVAWHEESGMDIITIENPMPGPWQAVGRVSQHNQVKVLSNLKLDVAALPERLYQNESYKFTARLTQGGELLKERDFLDRVKMSVNFYEYVDQPETLAEDSLPTPLSLGEFADDGLGLDEAPGDGVFTVALPVDIQPGRYRVKITSGNGIFLRTYEQEVLVYPPPLLSAFIQARTAEESHQLVVTSDEGMIVPGSLSAHVEQEAPDGSVTVSQEQAEPEATSLEITVPNLQKPGSYAWSGWLYATDTFQQRPLVFPLQKSHFAITSVLQLDKNLEEFKARQEEKARLEAEKRRLEEQRAARSQVWKLILGGNGVIVLIAAVWLLLRRRRNKPAVSESDSTKLEIPPDMKV